From the genome of Brienomyrus brachyistius isolate T26 chromosome 8, BBRACH_0.4, whole genome shotgun sequence, one region includes:
- the LOC125747228 gene encoding troponin C, skeletal muscle, protein MPTDAQEDARSFLSEEMIREFKAAFDMFDTDGGGDISTKELGTVMRMLGQNPTREELDAIIEEVDEDGSGTIDFEEFLVMMVQQLKEDQAGKSEEELSEFFRVFDKNADGFIDREEFGEILHTAGEPITEEEIDELMADGDKNNDGKIDFDEWLKMMENVQ, encoded by the exons ATG CCAACTGACGCCCAAGAAGACGCCCGCTCTTTCCTGAGCGAGGAGATGATTAGAG AATTCAAGGCTGCCTTTGACATGTTTGACACCGACGGTGGTGGTGACATCAGCACCAAGGAGTTGGGCACTGTCATGAGGATGCTGGGTCAGAACCCCACCAGAGAGGAGTTGGATGCCATCATTGAGGAGGTCGATGAAGACG GCAGCGGCACCATTGACTTTGAGGAGTTCTTGGTCATGATGGTGCAGCAGTTGAAGGAGGACCAAGCTGGCAAGAGCGAGGAGGAGTTGTCAGAGTTCTTCCGTGTTTTTGACAA GAACGCAGACGGCTTCATCGACagagaggagtttggtgagatcCTGCACACTGCTGGGGAGCCCATTACAGAGGAGGAGATTGATGAACTCATGGCTGATGGTGACAAAAACAATGATGGCAAGATCGACTTTGATG AATGGCTGAAAATGATGGAGAACGTTCAGTAG
- the LOC125747229 gene encoding troponin C, skeletal muscle-like has translation MSEAQQEARSYLSEEMIAEFKAAFDMFDTDGGGDISTKELGTVMRMLGQNPTREELDEIIEEVDEDGSGTIDFEEFLVMMVRQLKEDQAGKSEEELAECFRVLDKNGDGYIDREEFALIIRSSGESITEDEIDDLLKEGDKNADGMLDFDEFLKMMENVQ, from the exons ATG AGTGAAGCGCAGCAGGAGGCGCGCTCATACTTGAGCGAGGAAATGATTGCCG AATTCAAGGCTGCCTTTGACATGTTTGATACCGACGGTGGCGGTGACATCAGCACCAAGGAGTTGGGCACTGTCATGCGGATGCTGGGTCAGAACCCCACCAGAGAGGAGTTGGATGAAATCATCGAGGAGGTCGATGAGGACG GCAGCGGTACCATTGACTTTGAGGAGTTCTTGGTCATGATGGTAAGACAGCTAAAAGAGGACCAAGCTGGCAAGAGCGAAGAAGAGTTGGCGGAATGCTTTCGCGTGCTCGACAA GAACGGAGACGGCTACATCGACAGGGAGGAGTTTGCTTTGATCATCCGCAGCAGCGGTGAGAGCATTACGGAAGACGAGATCGATGACCTGCTGAAGGAAGGAGACAAGAACGCTGATGGCATGCTGGACTTCGATG aattcctcaagatgatggaaaacgtgCAGTAA